A window of Suncus etruscus isolate mSunEtr1 chromosome 4, mSunEtr1.pri.cur, whole genome shotgun sequence contains these coding sequences:
- the RPL5 gene encoding 60S ribosomal protein L5 encodes MGFVKVVKNKAYFKRYQVKFRRRREGKTDYYARKRLVIQDKNKYNTPKYRMIVRVTNRDIICQIAYARIEGDMIVCAAYAHELPKYGVKVGLTNYAAAYCTGLLLARRLLNRFGMDKIYEGQVEVTGDEYNVESIDGKPGAFTCYLDAGLARTTTGNKVFGALKGAVDGGLSIPHSTKRFPGYDSESKEFSAEVHRKHIMGQNVADYMRYLMEEDEDGYKKQFSQYIKNNITPDMMEQMYKKAHAAIRKNPVYEKKPKREVKKKRWNRPKMSLAQKKDRVAQKKASFLRAQERAAES; translated from the exons ATG GGGTTTGTCAAAGTCGTCAAGAATAAGGCATACTTCAAGAGATACCAAGTGAAATTTAGAAGACGGCGAG agggCAAAACGGATTACTATGCTCGGAAACGTTTGGTGATccaggataaaaataaatacaatacaccCAAGTACAGGATGATAGTCCGGGTAACCAACAGAGACATCATTTGTCAG ATTGCTTATGCCCGTATAGAAGGAGATATGATAGTTTGTGCAGCATATGCTCATGAGCTTCCAAAGTATGGTGTGAAGGTTGGCCTGACAAACTATGCTGCAGCCTATTGTACTGGCCTGCTGCTGGCCCGCAGG CTTCTCAATAGATTTGGCATGGACAAGATTTATGAAGGCCAAGTGGAGGTCACTGGAGATGAATATAACGTGGAAAGCATTGATGGAAAACCTGGTGCCTTCACCTGCTATTTGGATGCAGGACTTGCCAGAACTACTACTGGAAACAAAGTTTTTGGTGCCCTGAAAGGAGCTGTGGATGGAGGCTTATCTATCCCTCACAG TACCAAACGATTCCCTGGGTATGATTCGGAAAGTAAGGAATTCAGTGCTGAAGTACATCGAAAACATATTATGGGGCAGAATGTGGCAGACTATATGCGTTACCTAatggaagaagatgaagatggcTACAAGAAACAGTTTTCTCAGTACATAAAGAACAACATCACTCCAGACAtg ATGGAGCAGATGTATAAGAAAGCTCATGCAGCTATAAGGAAAAACCCTGTCTATGAGAAAAAGCCTAAGAGAGAAGTTAAAAAGAAGAg GTGGAACCGTCCCAAAATGTCTCTTGCCCAGAAGAAAGATCGGGTTGCCCAGAAGAAAGCAAGTTTCCTCAGAGCTCAGGAGAGGGCTGCCGAGAGCTAA
- the DIPK1A gene encoding divergent protein kinase domain 1A — protein sequence MKYLFFSWLVVFVGSWIIYVQYSTYTELCRGKDCKKIICDKYKTGVIDGPACNSLCVTETLYFGKCLSTKPNNQMYLGVWDNLPGVVKCQMEQALHLDFGTELEPRKEIVLFDKPTRGTTVQKFKEMVYSLFKAKLGDQGNLSELVNLILTVADGDKDGQVSLGEAKSAWALLQLNEFLLMVILQDKEHTPKLMGFCGDLYVMESVEHTSLYGISLPWVIELFIPSGFRRSMDQLFTPSWPRKAKIAIGLLEFVEDVFHGPYGNFLMCDTSAKNLGYNDKYDLKMVDMRKIVPETNLKELIKDRHCESDLDCVYGTDCRTSCDQTTMKCTSEVIQPNLAKACQLLKDYLLRGAPSEIREELEKQLYSCIALKVTANQMEMEHSLILNNLKTLLWKKISYTNDS from the exons tgtgaCAAGTACAAGACTGGAGTTATTGATGGGCCTGCATGTAATAGCCTTTGTGTTACAGAAACTCTTTACTTTGGAAAATGTTTATCAACCAAACCCAACAATCAG ATGTATTTAGGGGTTTGGGATAATCTTCCAGGTGTTGTGAAATGTCAAATGGAACAAGCACTTCATCTTGATTTTGGAACAGAATTGGAACCAAGAAAGGAAATAGTTCTGTTTGATAAGCCAACAAGAGGAACTACTGTTCAGAAATTCAAGGAAATGGTCTATAGTCTTTTTAAA GCAAAGTTGGGGGATCAAGGAAACCTCTCTGAACTGGTTAATCTCATCTTGACTGTAGCTGATGGTGACAAAGATGGACAGGTTTCCCTGGGAGAAGCCAAGTCTGCATGGGCACTTCTTCAGTTGAATGAATTTCTTCTCATGGTGATACTCCAAGACAAAGAGCATACCCCCAAATTAATGGGTTTCTGTGGTGACCTCTATGTCATGGAAAGTGTTGAACATACCTCTCTTTACGGAATTAGCCTGCCCTGGGTCATTGAACTTTTTATTCCATCTGGGTTCAGAAGAAGCATGGATCAGTTATTCACACCATCATGGCCTAGAAAGGCTAAAATAGCCATAGGACTTCTAGAATTTGTGGAAGATGTTTTCCATGGTCCTTATGGAAACTTCCTCATGTGTGATACTAGTGCCAAAAACCTAGGATATAATGATAAGTATGACCTGAAAATGGTGGACATGAGAAAAATTGTGCCAGAGACAAACCTGAAAGAACTTATAAAGGATCGTCACTGTGAGTCTGACTTGGACTGTGTCTATGGCACAGACTGTCGAACTAGCTGCGATCAGACTACAATGAAGTGTACTTCAGAAGTGATACAACCAAATTTGGCAAAAGCCTGTCAGTTACTCAAAGACTATTTATTGCGTGGTGCTCCAAGTGAAATTCGCGAGGAATTAGAAAAGCAGCTTTATTCTTGTATTGCTCTCAAGGTCACAGCAAATCAAATGGAAATGGAACATTCTTTGATACTAAATAATCTTAAAACACTACTGTGgaagaaaatttcctatacaaATGACTCTTGA